In Calothrix sp. PCC 7507, one DNA window encodes the following:
- the der gene encoding ribosome biogenesis GTPase Der — MALPIVAIIGRPNVGKSTLVNRLAGEQTAIVHDEPGVTRDRTYKPAYWSDREYLVVDTGGLVFNDDTEFLPLIRQQAMTALAEASAAIFLVDGQTGPTPADEEIAEWLRQQPVPVLLAVNKCESPEQGLMQAAEFWELGLGEPFPISAIHGSGTGDILDELIKHIPAVTEVPETNEIKVAIIGRPNVGKSSLLNAFVGEERAIVSPISGTTRDAIDTVVERNEQTYRLIDTAGIRKKKSIEYGTEFFSINRAFKAIRRADVVLLVLDALDGVTEQDQKLAGRILEEGRACIIVVNKWDAVEKDSYTIYDYEKDLEGRLHFTEWADTIYVSAVTGQRVEKILELVNTAAESHKRRVTTSVINEVLTDAVSWHSPPASRGGRQGKIYYGTQVSIQPPTIALFVNEAKRFNENYRRYIERQFRQHLGFKGTPIRLLWRSKKVRDMESGNLNRATRVK; from the coding sequence ATGGCACTGCCAATTGTTGCAATTATCGGACGCCCGAATGTGGGCAAATCCACCCTGGTTAATCGTCTCGCCGGGGAACAAACGGCGATTGTCCATGATGAACCAGGAGTAACGCGCGATCGCACTTACAAACCTGCTTACTGGAGCGATCGCGAATATTTGGTGGTAGATACAGGTGGCTTGGTATTCAATGATGATACCGAATTCTTACCACTGATTCGCCAACAAGCAATGACAGCACTTGCAGAAGCCTCTGCTGCTATATTTCTTGTTGATGGACAAACTGGCCCAACACCAGCTGATGAAGAAATTGCTGAGTGGTTGCGCCAACAACCCGTACCTGTACTGCTAGCTGTCAATAAGTGTGAATCCCCAGAACAAGGCTTAATGCAAGCTGCCGAATTTTGGGAATTAGGATTGGGTGAGCCATTCCCCATCTCCGCAATTCATGGTAGTGGTACAGGAGACATCCTGGACGAGTTAATTAAACACATTCCCGCCGTCACAGAAGTACCGGAAACCAACGAAATCAAAGTAGCAATTATTGGCCGTCCAAATGTCGGCAAATCCAGCTTATTGAATGCTTTTGTGGGTGAAGAGAGAGCGATCGTTAGCCCAATTTCTGGTACAACCCGCGATGCAATTGATACTGTAGTCGAACGCAACGAGCAAACCTATCGCTTGATCGACACTGCCGGTATTCGTAAAAAGAAAAGCATAGAATACGGCACGGAATTCTTTAGCATCAACCGCGCCTTTAAAGCCATCCGGCGTGCCGATGTGGTTTTATTAGTACTAGATGCCCTAGATGGAGTCACAGAGCAAGACCAAAAATTAGCTGGGCGGATTCTCGAAGAAGGTCGAGCTTGCATCATTGTCGTCAATAAGTGGGATGCTGTCGAAAAAGACTCATACACCATCTACGACTACGAAAAAGACCTAGAAGGCAGATTACATTTTACCGAATGGGCAGACACTATTTATGTGAGTGCCGTCACAGGACAACGGGTAGAAAAGATTTTAGAGTTGGTGAATACTGCGGCTGAGTCCCACAAACGCCGTGTCACGACATCAGTCATTAATGAAGTCCTGACAGACGCTGTTAGCTGGCATTCACCGCCAGCTTCACGAGGTGGCCGCCAGGGTAAGATTTATTACGGTACACAAGTGAGTATCCAACCACCAACGATCGCCCTATTCGTCAACGAAGCCAAACGCTTCAACGAAAACTACCGTCGCTATATTGAAAGGCAATTCCGCCAACACCTAGGGTTCAAGGGTACTCCGATTCGCTTACTCTGGCGCAGCAAAAAAGTCCGTGATATGGAAAGTGGTAATCTCAATAGGGCAACTCGCGTTAAATGA
- a CDS encoding Uma2 family endonuclease produces the protein MVKATIGNKLTLEEFLSLPEGDVNYEFVDGYAVPKVSPKFFHSALQRALLFLIYAWCKGKGRTVAEWAIILKRKGKDWAPVTDLTYVSYERLPKSWQRNEACPIPPELVIEILSPDQTMKEFEEKARDYFAAGVLRVWVVDPEAMSIRVFLSDGVSQVYIDNMPIVDTLLPGLELTVRQVFQDAELID, from the coding sequence ATGGTTAAAGCAACTATAGGAAACAAACTCACTCTCGAAGAATTTCTATCCCTACCAGAAGGGGATGTAAACTATGAGTTTGTAGATGGTTATGCAGTACCCAAGGTGTCACCAAAATTTTTTCATTCTGCTTTACAAAGGGCTTTATTATTCCTCATTTATGCATGGTGTAAAGGCAAGGGTCGAACCGTCGCAGAGTGGGCTATTATTTTAAAGCGCAAGGGTAAAGATTGGGCACCAGTAACAGATTTGACTTACGTTTCCTATGAACGCCTACCCAAAAGTTGGCAACGTAATGAAGCTTGTCCTATTCCTCCAGAGTTGGTAATTGAAATTCTTTCCCCCGATCAAACAATGAAGGAATTTGAAGAGAAAGCTAGAGATTATTTTGCTGCGGGAGTGTTAAGAGTTTGGGTTGTAGATCCAGAAGCAATGAGTATTCGGGTATTTTTATCAGATGGAGTTAGTCAAGTCTATATAGATAATATGCCGATTGTAGATACGCTATTGCCTGGTTTGGAATTGACAGTTAGACAAGTATTTCAAGACGCAGAATTGATTGATTAG
- the plsY gene encoding glycerol-3-phosphate 1-O-acyltransferase PlsY, translating into MAIWLTLCGAILVIAYLLGSFPTGYIAVKQLKGIDIREVGSGSTGATNVLRTLGKVPGAVVLLIDCLKGALAIALVYGLFNFAPIPDFIPPTVDANIWQPWLLTLAGFAAVLGHSKSIFLGFTGGKSVATGLGTLLAISWQVGLATLGVFAIVIAISRIVSLSSIAGAIAVSMFMVVFHQPIPCILYAAIGGLYVIWRHRGNVERLLAGTEPKIGQNLPTEPEQAA; encoded by the coding sequence ATGGCTATTTGGTTGACTTTGTGTGGAGCAATTTTGGTCATAGCTTACCTGCTGGGTTCTTTTCCCACTGGTTATATTGCTGTGAAGCAGTTAAAGGGGATTGATATTCGGGAAGTTGGTTCTGGTTCAACTGGAGCCACTAACGTGTTGAGAACCTTGGGAAAGGTTCCTGGAGCAGTTGTTTTATTAATTGATTGCTTAAAAGGAGCATTAGCAATCGCTTTAGTTTATGGGTTGTTCAACTTTGCGCCTATCCCAGATTTTATCCCTCCAACGGTAGATGCGAATATTTGGCAACCTTGGTTATTAACTTTAGCGGGATTTGCGGCAGTTCTGGGACACAGTAAATCAATTTTTTTAGGCTTTACTGGTGGTAAATCAGTGGCGACTGGTTTAGGTACTTTGTTGGCGATTAGTTGGCAGGTGGGTTTAGCAACCTTAGGTGTGTTTGCTATTGTGATCGCGATATCGAGAATTGTTTCTTTAAGTTCCATAGCAGGTGCGATCGCTGTTTCCATGTTTATGGTAGTTTTCCATCAACCCATACCCTGCATTTTATATGCTGCGATCGGTGGGTTGTATGTAATTTGGCGACATCGTGGCAATGTTGAGCGACTACTAGCAGGAACTGAGCCAAAAATCGGGCAGAATTTGCCGACAGAACCAGAACAAGCAGCTTAA
- a CDS encoding DUF3086 domain-containing protein yields MNPEESQTPEQIDEWLEQIQEKNPTVEQPENSSVELVVETEKQSLLVDTPQKDAAVESTIESTGELVTQLEAETVPLEAKIESEANLLHTQAAERVAQLQSTKEALKSEIADLQATYKNLQAQLGETQISLGRLVQESLTQLEQRKQTLQISVEQLERRQERIRNEMRTTFAGTSQDLAIRVQGFKDYLTGSLQDLAAAAEQLQLAPTVKEREKPVAKEVKVAEPQTGIPQFAQQQFQDTTKQIRRIIDQYRSQPDYYGPAWQLRRTFEPVHAERVSNWFFSQGGRGALRTMGSRLQNILIASSAIAILHKLYGDRIRTLVLANTPERLGEWRRGLQDCLGIGRPDFGPDRGVVLFEASEALAQKADRLVKANQLPLIIIDDSEEQISLSLLQFPLWLAFAPDPKAVRNYDDDY; encoded by the coding sequence ATGAACCCAGAGGAATCTCAAACTCCAGAACAAATTGATGAGTGGTTGGAGCAAATACAAGAAAAAAACCCTACAGTTGAACAACCAGAAAACTCATCTGTTGAGCTAGTGGTAGAAACAGAAAAGCAAAGTCTATTAGTTGACACACCACAAAAAGACGCGGCTGTTGAATCAACAATCGAGTCAACTGGTGAACTGGTGACACAGTTAGAAGCGGAAACTGTGCCGCTGGAGGCAAAAATAGAATCAGAAGCTAATTTACTACACACACAAGCAGCGGAACGAGTCGCTCAGTTGCAAAGCACTAAAGAAGCCTTAAAGTCAGAAATAGCTGACTTGCAAGCCACCTACAAAAATCTGCAAGCGCAATTAGGCGAGACTCAAATCTCACTGGGGCGACTTGTGCAAGAGTCATTGACACAGTTAGAACAACGCAAACAAACGCTGCAAATTTCTGTAGAACAACTAGAACGCCGTCAGGAACGCATCCGTAACGAAATGCGAACCACTTTTGCGGGGACATCTCAAGACTTGGCAATTCGGGTGCAGGGTTTTAAAGACTATCTCACGGGTAGTTTACAAGATTTGGCAGCAGCAGCAGAGCAGTTGCAATTAGCTCCGACTGTCAAAGAACGGGAAAAACCAGTTGCCAAAGAAGTGAAGGTGGCGGAACCCCAAACAGGAATACCACAATTTGCCCAACAGCAATTTCAAGATACTACAAAGCAGATTCGCCGCATAATTGACCAATATCGCAGCCAACCAGATTACTATGGCCCTGCTTGGCAATTACGCCGTACCTTTGAACCTGTTCATGCTGAACGTGTTTCTAATTGGTTTTTTAGCCAAGGGGGACGGGGTGCTTTGCGGACAATGGGTAGCCGCTTGCAGAATATTTTAATTGCTTCGTCGGCGATCGCTATTTTACATAAATTGTATGGCGATCGCATTCGCACACTGGTTTTAGCTAATACACCAGAACGTTTAGGCGAATGGCGGCGCGGCTTACAAGATTGCTTAGGAATCGGTCGCCCAGATTTTGGCCCCGATAGAGGCGTAGTATTATTTGAAGCATCAGAAGCCCTCGCCCAAAAAGCAGACCGTTTGGTGAAAGCCAACCAGCTACCTTTAATTATCATTGATGATTCTGAGGAGCAAATTAGTTTATCATTACTACAATTTCCCTTGTGGTTAGCTTTTGCCCCTGACCCCAAAGCAGTGAGAAATTATGATGATGATTATTAA
- a CDS encoding DUF3119 family protein: MTSSFAPNATSTVELKPSYNIPVVLVVASIPLLLVQPLIGGVFGLLGLFLMFQTVTLRLQFTATDLDLYRGEKLIRRFPYQEWQDWRIFWTGIPILFYFKEIKSIHFLPILFDPNTLKACLEQRCPRI; encoded by the coding sequence GTGACCAGTTCGTTTGCGCCTAATGCCACATCAACTGTGGAACTCAAACCTAGTTACAATATCCCTGTAGTGTTGGTAGTTGCCTCCATTCCACTACTGCTAGTCCAACCTCTGATTGGAGGTGTATTCGGATTGCTGGGCTTATTTCTCATGTTCCAGACAGTAACATTGCGGCTACAATTTACTGCCACTGACTTAGATCTTTACAGAGGCGAAAAATTAATTCGGCGCTTTCCCTATCAAGAATGGCAAGACTGGCGGATTTTTTGGACTGGAATCCCCATCCTGTTTTACTTTAAAGAAATTAAAAGCATTCACTTTTTGCCGATTTTATTTGACCCCAACACCCTGAAAGCTTGCTTAGAACAACGTTGTCCGCGCATTTAG
- a CDS encoding MlaE family lipid ABC transporter permease subunit yields the protein MSETISKSSLGAWSQRLLAAIFLGGQVLVHLLRGKIHWRNTKEQMAAVGPDSLFIALLTAVFVGAVFTIQVAREFLNFGAGNIVGGVLAVALTRELTPVLTAVILAGRVGSAFAAEIGTMRVTEQIDALLMLKTDPIDYLVIPRVLACCLMLPILTLLSLVTGMLGGLVIATNLYNLSDTTFLDSARNLLGVWDICSAMIKAFCFGLLIAVVGCSWGLTTTGGAKGVGQSTTTAVVTALLIIFVSNFFLSWLMFQGAGSALLQGI from the coding sequence TTGAGCGAAACTATATCCAAATCCAGTTTAGGAGCATGGAGTCAGCGGTTGCTGGCAGCAATTTTCTTGGGTGGACAAGTACTAGTTCACCTACTCAGAGGAAAAATCCATTGGCGCAACACTAAAGAGCAAATGGCAGCGGTTGGACCAGACTCCCTGTTTATTGCCCTACTAACAGCTGTTTTTGTGGGCGCTGTATTTACCATTCAGGTAGCACGAGAATTTTTGAACTTTGGAGCAGGCAATATCGTTGGCGGAGTGCTAGCGGTAGCCTTGACAAGAGAACTCACACCCGTGCTGACAGCGGTAATTTTGGCGGGGCGAGTTGGTTCCGCTTTTGCCGCAGAAATCGGTACTATGCGGGTGACAGAGCAAATTGATGCCCTGTTAATGTTAAAAACCGATCCAATTGATTATTTAGTCATTCCCCGCGTTTTGGCTTGCTGCTTAATGCTGCCAATTTTAACCCTCCTGTCTTTGGTGACAGGGATGCTAGGAGGGTTGGTAATAGCAACGAATTTATACAACCTCTCTGATACCACATTTTTAGACTCAGCCCGCAACCTTCTGGGTGTTTGGGATATTTGTAGCGCCATGATCAAAGCATTTTGCTTTGGACTTTTAATAGCCGTCGTCGGTTGTAGTTGGGGCTTGACGACGACAGGAGGAGCTAAAGGAGTAGGACAATCCACCACAACTGCTGTTGTCACAGCCTTGCTAATTATCTTTGTGAGTAACTTCTTCCTGTCTTGGTTAATGTTTCAGGGTGCTGGTAGTGCATTGCTACAAGGGATATAG
- the sppA gene encoding signal peptide peptidase SppA gives MVWPFKPRFSKQIARIEITGAIAGATRKRVLEALKTVEEKKFPALLLRIDSPGGTVGDSQEIYSALKRLRNKIKIVASFGNISASGGVYIGMGAEHIIANPGTITGSIGVILRGNNLERLLEKIGVSFKVIKSGPYKDILAFDRELTTPEQNILQELIDVSYQQFVQTVAEARSLGIETVKSFADGRIFTGQQALELGVVDRLGTEEDALRWTAELVGLDPEKTPCYTLEERKPLLSRFLPGSRQVSSGIGAAIDWWEFEMSTSGLPLWLYRP, from the coding sequence ATGGTTTGGCCTTTTAAACCCAGGTTTTCTAAACAAATTGCCCGGATTGAAATTACTGGTGCGATCGCCGGTGCTACTCGCAAACGTGTGTTGGAAGCACTGAAAACAGTAGAAGAAAAAAAATTTCCCGCCTTACTACTACGCATCGATAGTCCTGGCGGTACGGTCGGAGACTCACAAGAAATTTACAGTGCTTTGAAGCGACTACGCAACAAAATTAAAATTGTTGCTAGTTTTGGTAATATTTCGGCTTCTGGCGGTGTCTACATCGGCATGGGAGCAGAACATATCATTGCTAACCCAGGTACAATTACAGGCAGCATTGGTGTAATTTTGCGTGGCAATAACTTAGAACGATTGCTGGAAAAAATCGGTGTTTCCTTCAAAGTAATCAAGTCTGGCCCATACAAGGACATTTTGGCATTCGACCGAGAACTGACTACACCCGAACAAAACATCCTGCAAGAACTGATTGACGTAAGTTATCAGCAATTTGTGCAAACAGTAGCGGAGGCGAGGTCTTTAGGGATAGAAACTGTTAAAAGTTTTGCTGATGGTCGGATTTTTACTGGACAGCAAGCCTTAGAGTTAGGAGTTGTAGATCGTTTAGGAACAGAGGAAGATGCACTGCGTTGGACAGCAGAACTAGTCGGTCTCGATCCTGAAAAAACACCATGCTACACCCTAGAAGAACGTAAACCCCTACTAAGTCGCTTTTTACCAGGGAGTCGCCAAGTTTCATCAGGAATTGGGGCTGCTATTGATTGGTGGGAATTTGAAATGTCTACTAGTGGTCTGCCACTGTGGTTGTACCGACCGTAA
- the aroH gene encoding chorismate mutase gives MEWQMRAIRGATTVSDNTVEAMRDAVTELLDKLESRNQLQPKDMISVTFSVTRDLDAIFPAAIARARPGWDNVAMLDVQQMHVDGSLQRCIRFLIHAYLPASASIHHIYLRNAASLRPDWSLPQTLQASQPAVKSKV, from the coding sequence GTGGAGTGGCAAATGCGGGCTATTCGTGGAGCAACAACCGTTTCCGACAATACTGTGGAAGCAATGCGGGATGCGGTGACGGAATTGCTAGATAAGTTGGAAAGTCGAAATCAACTCCAACCAAAGGATATGATTAGTGTGACTTTTTCGGTAACTCGCGATCTGGATGCTATTTTTCCAGCTGCGATCGCTAGAGCGCGTCCTGGTTGGGATAATGTGGCCATGTTGGATGTGCAGCAAATGCATGTTGACGGCAGTTTACAGCGCTGCATTCGGTTCTTAATCCACGCCTATCTGCCAGCCTCTGCCTCAATTCATCATATCTATTTACGCAACGCCGCTAGCTTGCGTCCCGACTGGAGTTTACCCCAGACTTTACAAGCATCACAGCCAGCAGTTAAGTCGAAAGTTTAA
- a CDS encoding PstS family phosphate ABC transporter substrate-binding protein, whose amino-acid sequence MTNDSRKSVPLSQDALQMIRGLVIGELVTVAIIGGLWLWLRPRLQIGVDGSSGSNQGADKASAVAASNFNTVTDVPIGSFNYGGSTAWAPIRQFVDSQIQFMRPELQLRYVNPPDGMSPGSGSGISMLLNGKLDFTASSRPLTQAESDIARQRGFTLGQHQVGIDGVAVVVNPNLQVSGLTIDQLEQIYLGQITNWKQVGGPDLTITPFSLPPENADIVLLSGKQVLDKQALGSQVQFVYSTTEALRLVNQTPGGLYYASARGIVHQCLVKPLPLGVTSGQLILPYREPLVSPNQCPQKRNQLNTEAIKNGSYPITTKLFVIIKQNKGREQQVGEAYTRFLQTDQGQRAIEQAGFVPEKSQESVARH is encoded by the coding sequence ATGACTAATGATAGCAGAAAAAGCGTTCCACTTAGCCAAGACGCCTTACAGATGATCAGAGGTCTGGTGATTGGCGAACTGGTTACAGTTGCAATCATTGGCGGTTTGTGGTTATGGTTGAGACCACGTCTACAAATTGGTGTTGATGGGTCTTCTGGGTCGAATCAAGGAGCAGACAAAGCTTCTGCCGTGGCAGCTTCAAACTTTAATACTGTTACTGATGTGCCTATCGGTTCATTCAACTATGGTGGAAGCACTGCCTGGGCACCCATTAGGCAATTCGTAGATTCTCAAATTCAGTTTATGCGCCCGGAACTACAGTTGCGCTATGTAAATCCACCTGATGGGATGAGTCCTGGTTCTGGCTCAGGTATTAGCATGTTACTAAACGGGAAATTGGATTTTACTGCGTCTTCCCGTCCCCTCACCCAAGCAGAATCCGATATAGCTCGACAGCGAGGCTTCACCCTGGGACAACATCAGGTTGGCATTGATGGGGTTGCAGTAGTAGTCAATCCAAATCTTCAGGTGTCTGGGTTAACTATAGATCAGTTAGAGCAAATCTATCTGGGGCAGATTACTAACTGGAAGCAAGTTGGTGGTCCAGATTTGACCATCACTCCCTTCTCTTTGCCCCCAGAAAACGCGGACATAGTACTACTTTCTGGAAAGCAAGTTTTAGACAAGCAAGCCCTAGGTTCTCAAGTGCAGTTTGTCTATTCCACTACAGAAGCACTGCGCCTTGTCAATCAAACCCCTGGCGGTCTGTATTATGCTTCGGCGCGGGGAATAGTGCATCAATGTTTGGTTAAACCGCTACCTCTGGGTGTCACTTCTGGTCAGCTAATTCTCCCATACCGTGAACCTTTAGTATCGCCAAACCAGTGTCCACAAAAGCGAAATCAACTCAACACAGAAGCGATTAAGAATGGTAGCTATCCGATTACCACTAAATTGTTTGTGATTATTAAGCAGAACAAGGGACGAGAACAGCAAGTTGGAGAAGCTTACACCAGATTTTTGCAGACTGACCAAGGGCAAAGGGCAATTGAACAAGCTGGTTTTGTTCCAGAAAAGAGTCAAGAGTCAGTAGCAAGGCACTAA
- a CDS encoding serine/threonine-protein kinase, whose protein sequence is MLISKLLGERYQVVQVLSQGAFCQTYMVKDTNLADSPVCIVKHFLPSDRYSIPVEIRRRLFKREVAALEKLSNYDLVPHLLAHFEDNFEFYLVQEFIEGHLLGAELSPGYGWTESKVIQMLQEVLDILDFVHSHGLIHRDVKPTNIIRRKQDNRLVLIDFGAVKPIWDQLVVDQTKTPILIPTAQQTTIAIGTPGYMPNEQQRGKPRLNSDIYALGMIGIQALTGVHPTHLPEDANTGDVIWQDLAQVSTELTSVLNKMVHYHFQDRYKSAKEALLALEPLAHLYPSKQESAVSPLSVSKILEPQQPSLGQNNNSELRLSDDRSDTTIPGTLISPIQEPIGGRLKSQISLSEQKIPQFLANHASKSFSDNQTSTTTISIVPRKSALMIGLVAGVFSGLVLMLVSYWSLQIIAPTPKIENWQLQIPKKSP, encoded by the coding sequence ATGTTAATCAGCAAGTTACTAGGGGAGCGTTACCAAGTTGTTCAAGTTTTAAGTCAAGGTGCGTTTTGTCAAACCTACATGGTGAAAGACACAAACCTGGCTGATAGCCCTGTGTGCATCGTCAAACATTTCTTACCTAGCGATCGCTATTCTATTCCAGTAGAAATCCGCAGACGGCTATTTAAGAGAGAAGTAGCAGCTTTAGAAAAACTGAGCAATTATGACTTAGTGCCGCATCTTTTAGCTCATTTTGAAGATAATTTTGAGTTCTATCTGGTGCAGGAGTTTATTGAAGGACATCTCCTGGGCGCTGAACTATCGCCTGGTTACGGCTGGACTGAAAGCAAAGTTATTCAAATGCTACAAGAGGTTTTGGACATCCTGGATTTTGTTCACAGTCACGGATTAATCCATCGAGATGTCAAGCCGACGAATATTATTAGACGCAAGCAAGACAATCGGTTAGTACTGATTGATTTTGGTGCTGTCAAACCAATCTGGGATCAGTTAGTCGTAGATCAAACAAAGACTCCCATCTTGATTCCCACTGCACAACAGACTACTATTGCGATCGGGACACCGGGCTATATGCCTAATGAGCAACAACGAGGTAAGCCGCGTCTTAATAGTGACATATATGCGTTAGGGATGATTGGTATCCAAGCCCTAACAGGGGTACATCCAACGCATTTACCAGAAGATGCCAATACAGGTGACGTGATTTGGCAAGACCTCGCACAAGTTAGTACTGAACTGACTTCGGTGCTAAACAAAATGGTACACTACCACTTTCAAGATAGATATAAGTCAGCAAAAGAGGCACTCTTAGCACTAGAACCCCTAGCCCATCTCTACCCATCAAAACAAGAGTCAGCTGTTTCTCCATTATCAGTCAGCAAAATATTGGAGCCTCAACAGCCCTCACTAGGGCAGAACAATAACTCAGAACTGAGGTTAAGCGATGATAGAAGTGATACCACAATACCGGGAACGTTAATCTCACCAATACAGGAACCGATAGGTGGAAGGCTAAAGTCTCAAATCTCTTTGTCCGAACAAAAAATTCCTCAATTTTTGGCGAATCATGCATCAAAATCATTCTCAGATAACCAGACAAGTACTACTACTATTTCTATAGTTCCCCGCAAATCTGCTCTCATGATTGGCTTAGTAGCGGGTGTGTTTTCTGGGCTAGTTCTCATGCTTGTTAGCTATTGGTCTTTGCAGATAATTGCGCCCACACCTAAGATTGAAAATTGGCAACTTCAAATACCAAAAAAATCTCCTTAG